One stretch of Pseudomonadota bacterium DNA includes these proteins:
- a CDS encoding RNA pyrophosphohydrolase, producing MSKKPRELCHEEKLALPYRPCVGAIVVNREGLAWVGRRLPNEEYVDAKRLWQFPQGGIDADEDPESAARRELFEETSIRSLSLLAEVPGWLTYDLPEELVGIALKGKFRGQKQRWFVYAFEGEESEINVAQPPDGHTAEFDAWEWIMIEDAPKRAVAFKVGLYQQLIEALRNNSALAWA from the coding sequence ATGAGCAAGAAGCCGCGTGAATTGTGTCACGAAGAAAAGTTGGCGTTGCCTTACCGGCCATGCGTCGGCGCAATTGTCGTCAACCGCGAAGGGCTGGCCTGGGTGGGTCGCCGCCTTCCCAACGAGGAATATGTTGATGCCAAGCGTCTCTGGCAGTTTCCGCAAGGTGGGATCGACGCTGATGAGGACCCTGAGAGCGCCGCGCGTCGGGAGCTGTTTGAGGAGACCTCGATCCGCTCGCTCTCGCTGCTGGCCGAAGTGCCGGGGTGGCTGACCTATGACCTGCCCGAAGAGTTGGTTGGCATCGCGCTCAAGGGGAAGTTTCGCGGACAGAAACAGCGCTGGTTCGTCTACGCGTTTGAAGGGGAGGAAAGCGAGATCAATGTCGCGCAGCCTCCCGATGGGCACACCGCCGAGTTCGATGCTTGGGAATGGATTATGATCGAGGACGCGCCCAAACGAGCCGTCGCGTTCAAGGTTGGTCTTTATCAGCAGCTGATCGAGGCGTTGCGCAACAATTCTGCCTTGGCGTGGGCGTAG
- a CDS encoding polyprenyl synthetase family protein, protein MTDVAAIADHIRSVADSTTADMDQLLSDLKAPARLIEAMRHAVLAGGKRLRPVLVLEATHMLGAGRKLPPGAPQVAMALECIHTYSLIHDDLPSMDDDDLRRGKPTTHKAFDEATAILAGDALQTLAFELVATCGHPSTAAMSRDLARAAGATGMVGGQLLDLAAEGRFGTAEEIKDTFALAAMQSMKTGALIEVACTLGAQLALALETDRQAMAQYGAALGLAFQISDDLLDAQGSAEEAGKRTGKDIDAGKTTWPGLLGIDGAQNALQAAIGDALKTLEAYGPHAEKLAYLAASLAGRTR, encoded by the coding sequence GTGACAGACGTCGCCGCCATAGCTGACCACATCCGTTCTGTCGCTGATAGCACTACGGCGGATATGGACCAGCTCTTGTCTGATCTCAAGGCACCAGCACGGCTCATCGAGGCCATGCGCCACGCTGTGTTGGCGGGCGGCAAGCGCCTACGCCCCGTTCTTGTGCTTGAAGCGACCCATATGCTCGGGGCCGGACGAAAGCTACCGCCAGGCGCACCCCAAGTCGCGATGGCGCTTGAGTGCATTCACACCTACTCGTTGATCCATGATGATCTGCCGTCGATGGACGATGACGATCTGCGCCGGGGCAAGCCGACCACCCATAAGGCCTTCGACGAGGCGACGGCCATCCTCGCGGGCGATGCCCTACAGACCTTGGCGTTCGAGCTCGTGGCAACCTGCGGGCATCCATCAACAGCCGCGATGAGCCGCGATCTGGCGCGGGCCGCGGGCGCAACGGGCATGGTGGGCGGCCAGCTTCTTGACCTCGCAGCCGAAGGCCGGTTCGGCACCGCCGAAGAGATCAAGGACACCTTCGCGCTCGCCGCGATGCAATCGATGAAGACCGGCGCGCTGATCGAGGTCGCCTGCACCCTTGGCGCTCAACTGGCCCTCGCGCTGGAAACCGATCGCCAGGCGATGGCGCAATATGGAGCGGCGCTTGGGCTTGCCTTTCAGATCTCTGACGATTTGCTGGATGCCCAAGGCTCAGCGGAAGAGGCGGGCAAGCGGACCGGCAAGGATATCGACGCGGGAAAGACCACATGGCCCGGGCTGCTGGGCATTGATGGCGCACAGAACGCCTTGCAGGCCGCTATCGGTGACGCGCTCAAAACCCTCGAAGCCTACGGCCCGCACGCCGAAAAGCTGGCCTATCTAGCGGCATCGCTCGCCGGACGCACGAGGTAG
- a CDS encoding transglycosylase domain-containing protein, with translation MRQLRGLGRTVAQGLLRTALVLIFVFVTMSVLAKVVPPISTLMIRDLVMLRGYDRQWIALDATAPVLRRSIIASEDQAFCAHNGVQWDALRTQWERWRAGEDARGASTLSMQVARNLFLWQGQSVVRKALEVPVALWLDFVLGKRRMLEVYLNIAELGPQLYGFEAAAQRAYGVSAGDVSANQAGLLVATLPLPSARDPASPTSRQRAIARTIAQRARGVNHLMDCLEPPPPSPSATPPVPSARPDAL, from the coding sequence GTGCGGCAACTTCGTGGATTAGGGCGAACCGTTGCGCAGGGCCTGCTGCGAACGGCGCTGGTATTGATTTTTGTCTTCGTCACGATGAGCGTTCTTGCCAAGGTGGTGCCGCCCATCTCGACGCTTATGATCCGCGATCTTGTCATGCTGCGCGGCTACGACCGACAGTGGATCGCGCTCGATGCAACCGCGCCGGTGCTGCGACGGTCAATCATCGCGTCGGAAGATCAGGCTTTCTGTGCTCATAACGGCGTGCAGTGGGATGCCTTGCGGACGCAATGGGAACGCTGGCGGGCGGGGGAAGATGCACGGGGCGCGTCAACGCTGTCCATGCAGGTCGCACGCAATCTCTTTCTTTGGCAGGGACAATCAGTTGTCCGAAAGGCGCTTGAAGTGCCGGTAGCCCTTTGGTTGGACTTTGTTCTTGGTAAGCGGCGCATGCTGGAAGTCTATCTGAACATTGCCGAGCTCGGCCCCCAACTCTACGGTTTCGAAGCGGCAGCCCAGCGCGCGTACGGGGTGTCAGCTGGCGATGTCAGCGCCAATCAGGCGGGGCTCTTGGTGGCGACCTTGCCGCTGCCTTCGGCCCGTGACCCGGCCTCTCCGACCTCGCGTCAACGCGCAATCGCCCGCACGATTGCGCAACGCGCCAGAGGCGTGAATCACCTGATGGACTGTTTGGAGCCGCCGCCGCCATCGCCATCGGCCACTCCACCCGTGCCGTCCGCACGGCCAGACGCACTTTGA
- the rpmF gene encoding 50S ribosomal protein L32 — protein MAVPKRKVSRMKRGFRRSADGLTAPTYVEDKDSGELRRPHHVDLKSGMYRGKQILEPKDD, from the coding sequence ATGGCCGTACCCAAGAGGAAAGTTAGCCGGATGAAGCGCGGTTTTCGCCGCTCGGCTGATGGCCTTACCGCGCCCACCTATGTCGAAGACAAGGATTCGGGCGAATTGCGTCGTCCCCACCATGTCGATCTGAAGTCCGGTATGTATCGCGGCAAGCAGATCTTAGAGCCGAAAGACGACTGA
- a CDS encoding heme-binding protein — MPLSLDDANTLITAAIAEGRAKGFAPLAVCVLDAGGHVQAFQRDDGASMLRFEIAKGKAYGALAVGKGSRWLNAQAEGRPHFLEGLSNVSGGRIVPVPGGVLIKDADGTLLGAVGITGDTSDNDEIAALAGIAAIGKVAVTD; from the coding sequence ATGCCGCTGTCGCTCGATGACGCCAACACACTGATCACCGCCGCAATCGCCGAAGGCCGCGCAAAGGGCTTCGCACCGCTCGCTGTCTGCGTTCTGGATGCCGGAGGCCACGTTCAGGCGTTTCAGCGTGACGATGGCGCATCCATGCTGCGCTTTGAGATTGCCAAAGGCAAAGCCTATGGCGCCCTGGCGGTTGGTAAAGGCTCTCGCTGGCTCAACGCCCAAGCCGAAGGCCGCCCCCATTTCCTTGAGGGCCTGTCGAACGTGTCAGGCGGCCGAATCGTGCCCGTCCCCGGCGGGGTGCTTATCAAGGACGCCGATGGCACCCTGCTCGGTGCCGTCGGCATCACCGGCGATACCTCCGATAACGACGAGATCGCGGCACTGGCTGGCATTGCGGCAATCGGCAAGGTCGCCGTGACGGACTAG
- the ggt gene encoding gamma-glutamyltransferase produces the protein MRNFHYPGRSPARGLSYMAATSHPAATTAALAVLSSGGNAADAALAAAGVLSVVEPQMTSIGGDCFAIIAQPDGKLHGVNGSGRAPARLNAQMLRDEGFAKVPPTHPHAITVPGALRGFEHIASRFGTRRLEDLLEPAIKLAHDGWIVADRVGHDMANPKDPRDVGSDNVLKRVFRPSGHVPQPGDRLVWPQLAQTLRTIQRDGVQAFYTGEIARDIVAHIRDLGGVMSLSDFATCKADAVTPIMADYRGLTIAELPPNGQGITALMMMKVLERFDVAAMKPQSAERFHLELEAGRAAYSVRDALVGDADTTVDPHALLDDAVIDALVGQVDLTNRSDGFDLPDIPNSDTVYVATADSSGQMVSLIYSIYDDFGALTATDVTGIVLQNRGACFSLEAGHPNELMGGKRPMHTIIPAMALKEGVPVMAFGVMGGAYQPVGHAHVISNMVDFHMDVQQALDEPRVFWQASDQQPIVEEPLSDETMDGLRALGHAPSFAKRAIGGGQAIWRDRETGVFTGGSDPRKDGCAAGL, from the coding sequence ATGCGGAACTTTCATTATCCCGGTCGGTCACCCGCGCGCGGCCTGTCTTACATGGCGGCCACGTCGCACCCCGCCGCGACGACTGCTGCGCTGGCAGTGCTCTCGAGCGGGGGCAATGCTGCCGATGCTGCGCTTGCTGCCGCAGGCGTCTTGAGCGTCGTCGAACCACAAATGACGTCGATCGGAGGCGACTGTTTCGCAATCATCGCGCAGCCGGATGGAAAACTGCATGGCGTCAACGGATCGGGCCGGGCGCCTGCGCGCCTGAATGCTCAAATGCTGCGCGATGAGGGCTTCGCCAAGGTTCCACCAACGCACCCCCATGCGATCACGGTGCCTGGTGCGCTTCGCGGGTTTGAACACATCGCGAGCCGCTTCGGCACCCGACGCCTTGAGGACTTGCTCGAGCCCGCGATCAAGCTTGCTCATGACGGGTGGATCGTCGCGGACCGGGTCGGGCATGACATGGCCAACCCGAAAGATCCGCGCGATGTCGGTAGCGACAACGTTCTGAAGCGCGTATTTCGGCCATCGGGCCACGTGCCCCAACCAGGCGACCGGCTGGTTTGGCCCCAACTTGCCCAAACCCTGCGAACCATTCAGCGCGATGGTGTGCAGGCCTTTTATACTGGCGAGATCGCGCGGGACATCGTCGCCCACATTCGCGATCTCGGTGGCGTGATGAGCTTGTCCGACTTCGCTACCTGCAAGGCCGATGCGGTGACCCCGATCATGGCGGACTATCGTGGGCTGACGATTGCCGAGCTGCCGCCGAACGGCCAGGGCATCACCGCGCTGATGATGATGAAGGTTCTTGAGCGTTTTGATGTCGCCGCCATGAAACCGCAGAGCGCCGAGCGCTTTCACCTCGAACTTGAGGCTGGTCGGGCCGCGTACAGCGTGCGCGATGCGCTTGTCGGCGACGCGGACACAACCGTTGATCCGCATGCGCTGCTCGACGATGCTGTCATTGATGCGCTGGTGGGTCAGGTTGATCTGACCAATCGATCCGATGGTTTTGACCTGCCTGACATTCCCAACTCCGATACAGTCTACGTCGCGACGGCAGATAGTTCGGGGCAGATGGTGTCGCTTATCTACTCAATTTACGACGATTTCGGCGCGCTCACGGCGACCGATGTGACGGGTATCGTCCTGCAGAATCGCGGCGCCTGTTTTTCTCTTGAGGCGGGCCACCCGAACGAACTTATGGGCGGCAAGAGACCGATGCACACGATCATTCCGGCGATGGCCCTCAAGGAGGGTGTGCCCGTTATGGCGTTTGGCGTCATGGGCGGAGCGTACCAGCCCGTTGGCCATGCGCATGTGATTTCGAACATGGTCGATTTTCACATGGATGTTCAGCAAGCGCTCGATGAACCGCGGGTGTTCTGGCAGGCGAGCGACCAGCAGCCGATTGTCGAGGAGCCCCTGAGCGACGAGACGATGGACGGCCTGCGAGCCCTGGGACACGCTCCATCGTTTGCAAAGCGGGCGATCGGTGGTGGTCAAGCCATCTGGCGTGACCGTGAGACCGGCGTGTTCACCGGTGGGTCTGATCCGCGCAAGGATGGATGCGCCGCCGGGCTCTAG
- the phaR gene encoding polyhydroxyalkanoate synthesis repressor PhaR has translation MALQSDNDAGAPVTVIKKYANRRLYNTGTSTYVTLDDLADMVKGGEDFTVQDAKTGEDLTRSVLTQIIFEQESKGTNLLPITVLRQLIRFYDDSMNAVVPTYLEHSINAFVADQEAIKEKMTKGLGGMPLGAMSGVMQEQTRRNMELFQTAMSNAMNMFSPFATTSTAAAEEAADAAQDNVDSIEELRAQLTAMQSKLDSISGSD, from the coding sequence ATGGCCTTGCAATCGGACAACGACGCCGGGGCGCCAGTCACCGTCATCAAGAAGTACGCCAACCGTCGCCTGTACAACACTGGAACGTCGACTTACGTCACCCTCGATGACCTGGCAGACATGGTCAAAGGCGGCGAGGACTTCACGGTTCAGGACGCAAAGACCGGCGAAGACCTGACCCGTTCGGTCCTGACCCAGATCATCTTTGAGCAGGAAAGCAAGGGCACGAACCTGCTGCCCATCACCGTTCTGCGCCAGCTCATCAGGTTCTACGACGATTCAATGAATGCGGTCGTGCCGACCTACCTGGAACACTCGATCAACGCCTTTGTCGCCGATCAGGAGGCGATCAAGGAAAAGATGACCAAAGGTCTCGGTGGGATGCCGCTGGGCGCGATGAGTGGTGTCATGCAAGAGCAGACCCGCCGCAACATGGAACTTTTCCAGACCGCCATGTCGAACGCCATGAACATGTTCTCCCCGTTTGCAACGACCTCCACGGCTGCGGCCGAAGAGGCCGCAGACGCGGCGCAAGACAATGTTGACAGCATTGAAGAGTTGCGCGCGCAGCTGACGGCGATGCAGTCGAAGCTCGATTCAATCTCTGGCTCCGACTAG
- a CDS encoding acetyl-CoA C-acetyltransferase gives MTSVVIASAARTAVGSFNGSFNGVLAHQLGATAIKGALDRAKVDAADVDEVIMGQILAAGEGQNPARQAAMAAGVPQEATAWGLNQLCGSGLRAVAIGMQQIANGDADIIVAGGQESMTMAPHTMHLRGGVKMGNGTMVDTMMYDALTDAFHKYLMGTTAENVAKQWQLTRDEQDEFAVASQNKAEAAQKAGKFKDEIVAHTIKTRKGETVVEEDEYIKHGVTVEGISKLRPAFDKEGTVTAANASGINDGGAATVLMSEAEAEKRGITPMARIVSWATAGVDPAIMGTGPIPASRKALEKAGWKVDDLDLVEANEAFAAQACAVNKDMGWNPEIVNVNGGAIAIGHPVGASGARVLNTLLFEMQKRDAKKGLATLCIGGGMGVALCVER, from the coding sequence ATGACTTCAGTTGTTATCGCATCGGCGGCTCGGACTGCCGTTGGATCTTTCAATGGGTCCTTCAATGGCGTTCTGGCGCACCAGCTCGGCGCAACCGCCATCAAAGGAGCTCTAGACAGGGCTAAAGTGGACGCTGCCGATGTCGACGAGGTCATCATGGGTCAGATTCTCGCGGCAGGCGAGGGGCAGAATCCTGCCCGTCAGGCAGCGATGGCGGCAGGCGTACCTCAGGAGGCGACCGCGTGGGGGCTCAACCAGCTTTGCGGTTCAGGTTTGCGTGCGGTGGCCATTGGTATGCAGCAGATCGCCAATGGCGATGCCGACATCATCGTGGCTGGCGGGCAAGAATCGATGACCATGGCGCCGCACACCATGCACCTGCGTGGTGGCGTCAAGATGGGTAATGGCACCATGGTCGACACCATGATGTACGATGCTCTGACCGATGCTTTTCACAAGTACCTGATGGGCACCACCGCCGAGAACGTTGCCAAACAATGGCAACTGACCCGCGACGAACAGGACGAGTTCGCTGTTGCGTCACAGAACAAGGCCGAAGCCGCCCAGAAGGCCGGCAAGTTCAAAGACGAGATCGTCGCCCACACCATCAAGACCCGGAAGGGCGAGACTGTTGTTGAGGAAGACGAGTACATCAAACACGGTGTGACGGTTGAGGGCATCTCAAAGCTTCGTCCGGCCTTCGACAAGGAAGGTACGGTCACGGCGGCCAATGCGTCTGGTATTAACGATGGCGGTGCAGCCACCGTCCTGATGAGTGAAGCGGAAGCCGAGAAGCGCGGCATCACGCCGATGGCGCGGATCGTCTCATGGGCCACCGCAGGGGTCGACCCGGCGATCATGGGCACTGGACCCATCCCGGCATCGCGCAAGGCACTGGAGAAGGCTGGCTGGAAGGTCGATGATCTCGATCTCGTCGAAGCCAACGAAGCTTTTGCCGCGCAGGCCTGCGCCGTGAACAAGGACATGGGCTGGAACCCCGAAATCGTGAACGTGAATGGCGGGGCCATTGCCATCGGCCACCCGGTCGGCGCGTCCGGTGCGCGGGTCCTGAACACCTTGCTGTTCGAGATGCAGAAGCGCGACGCCAAGAAGGGCCTTGCCACCTTGTGCATCGGCGGCGGCATGGGCGTGGCGCTCTGCGTCGAACGATAG